Proteins encoded within one genomic window of Lysinibacillus louembei:
- a CDS encoding hemolysin family protein produces the protein MDGDIGELTIRLVAFALLIAATAFFVATEFAIVKVRTTRIDQLVAEGNKKAIKAKKVIANLDEYLSACQLGITITALGLGWLGEPTFALILEPLFELVGLDGSATKIISFIIAFSLVTFLHVVVGELSPKTLAIQKAEAVTLNLAGPLILFHNIMYPFIRALNGSARAITGMFGLKMVSESEAAHSEEELRMILSDSLKGGEINHSEYEYVNSIFEFSDRIAKEIMVPRTEIISIEKDQTLREVFELMGVEQYTRYPITDGDKDHVVGLVNMKHLLTAFVKDPANGATKVEEYMQPVIRVIDTIPISDLLLKFQQERIHLAILMDEYGGTSGLVTIEDIIEEIVGDIQDEFDEDEIPEVQEISENHYIIDAKMLLENVNDILGIEIEDEDIDTIGGWIMTQHFDVVEGDSFEAYGYQFTIKESDGHHILYVEVKKLAEEEIPENNLIEEM, from the coding sequence TTGGACGGAGATATAGGAGAGCTAACCATAAGGCTTGTAGCATTTGCTCTATTAATTGCTGCTACGGCATTTTTCGTTGCAACTGAGTTTGCCATAGTAAAAGTGAGGACTACACGAATCGACCAGCTTGTCGCTGAAGGGAATAAAAAAGCGATTAAAGCGAAAAAAGTAATTGCCAACTTAGATGAATATTTATCAGCATGTCAGCTAGGTATTACGATTACTGCGCTTGGACTTGGATGGTTAGGTGAACCAACATTTGCACTGATTTTAGAACCATTATTCGAGCTAGTTGGTTTGGACGGTAGCGCCACAAAGATTATTTCGTTTATTATTGCATTTTCACTTGTAACGTTTTTACACGTTGTCGTAGGGGAATTATCGCCAAAAACTTTAGCTATTCAAAAGGCGGAGGCTGTCACGTTAAACTTAGCAGGACCACTTATTTTATTCCATAACATTATGTATCCTTTTATTCGCGCATTAAATGGCTCAGCCCGCGCAATTACAGGTATGTTCGGTTTAAAGATGGTTTCTGAATCAGAGGCAGCGCATTCCGAGGAAGAGCTTCGTATGATTTTATCAGACAGCTTAAAAGGTGGAGAAATTAACCACTCGGAATACGAATATGTAAATAGTATTTTCGAGTTTTCTGATCGAATCGCAAAGGAAATTATGGTACCCCGTACTGAAATTATTAGCATTGAGAAAGACCAAACATTACGTGAAGTTTTCGAACTAATGGGCGTTGAACAATATACACGTTACCCAATTACAGATGGTGACAAGGACCATGTTGTTGGCCTAGTCAACATGAAGCATTTACTTACTGCTTTCGTTAAAGATCCTGCAAATGGGGCTACAAAAGTAGAGGAATATATGCAGCCTGTTATTCGTGTTATTGATACAATCCCAATTAGTGACTTGCTATTAAAATTCCAGCAGGAACGCATCCATTTAGCCATTTTAATGGATGAATACGGTGGAACTTCTGGTTTAGTCACAATTGAAGATATTATCGAGGAAATCGTTGGCGATATTCAAGATGAATTCGATGAAGATGAAATACCTGAAGTACAAGAAATCAGTGAAAACCATTATATTATTGACGCAAAAATGCTGTTAGAAAACGTCAATGATATTTTAGGTATTGAAATTGAAGATGAAGATATTGATACAATCGGTGGCTGGATTATGACACAGCACTTTGATGTCGTAGAAGGAGACTCTTTTGAGGCATATGGCTACCAATTTACAATAAAAGAATCCGATGGTCATCATATTTTATATGTTGAAGTAAAA